One window of the Tsuneonella deserti genome contains the following:
- a CDS encoding nucleotidyltransferase and HEPN domain-containing protein, whose product MRKDVDHLPAIQQGELERVQCVLMEEFAEAIGRATTESRKNGKILKIILFGSYARNDWVDEPENGYQSDFDLLVVVNHDDLTDIAHYWYVAEDRILRDAAIARPVNIIVHSLDEVNQSLKRGEYFWVDIARDGIILYELPCHPLATPMPLTSADAYQMAAGYFGEWLPSIDRALSTASDQVQKGADDLGWRKDAAFTLHQAVERAYICFLLVRTLYFPRSHNIKFLRSLAEDSEPRLIEAWPRERRIDRRRFQLLKRAYVEARYSTAYEITVEELNAILGSVRQLRDIIEQVSRERLDHLRSVAGL is encoded by the coding sequence ATGAGAAAGGATGTCGATCACCTACCGGCGATCCAACAGGGCGAACTGGAGCGTGTCCAGTGCGTGCTGATGGAGGAGTTCGCCGAGGCGATCGGCAGGGCGACCACCGAGAGCCGGAAGAACGGCAAGATCCTCAAGATCATCCTGTTCGGCTCCTACGCCCGGAACGATTGGGTCGACGAGCCGGAGAACGGTTACCAGTCCGATTTCGACCTGCTCGTCGTCGTCAACCACGACGACCTCACCGACATTGCGCATTACTGGTACGTGGCCGAAGACCGTATCCTGCGCGACGCCGCGATCGCGCGCCCCGTCAACATCATCGTCCATTCGCTCGACGAGGTGAACCAGTCGCTCAAACGCGGCGAGTATTTCTGGGTCGATATCGCCCGCGACGGGATCATCCTGTACGAGCTGCCATGCCATCCGCTGGCGACGCCGATGCCGCTCACGTCGGCCGACGCCTATCAGATGGCAGCTGGCTATTTTGGAGAGTGGCTGCCGAGCATCGATCGCGCCTTATCCACGGCCAGTGACCAAGTCCAAAAAGGGGCGGACGACCTTGGATGGCGAAAGGATGCCGCCTTCACGCTGCACCAAGCAGTGGAGCGGGCCTACATCTGCTTCCTGCTGGTGCGAACGCTCTATTTCCCGCGCTCACACAACATCAAATTCCTGCGCTCGCTCGCCGAGGACAGCGAACCGCGTCTGATCGAAGCGTGGCCGCGCGAGCGCAGAATCGACCGGCGACGCTTCCAGCTACTGAAGCGCGCCTATGTCGAGGCGCGCTACTCCACCGCCTATGAGATCACCGTCGAGGAACTGAACGCAATTCTCGGCTCCGTGCGCCAGCTCCGCGACATCATCGAGCAGGTATCGCGCGAGCGGCTCGATCACCTGCGGAGCGTCGCCGGCCTGTAG
- the dbpB gene encoding DGQHR domain-containing protein DpdB, whose protein sequence is MNGREYLKVRAVRAEQGSGTSIFAFFLYGADINRVADISRIRRDEQELKGFQRREIRDHVKEIAAFLDSGPVLFPNAIILALSPEVEFASARGRSPGNLCEVGDAGTLSIPIYPEGRRAAWIVDGQQRSLALSAAKDRTIAVPVVGFVSDALETQREQFILVNKARPLPTRLINELLPEVSVLLPRDLAARQLPSALCEALNTDPNSPFCGLIKRESDAKDRAGIVTDNALIETMKASLKTPAGALGQFKHNGDGNDTAAMYDALVLYWSAVRDTFPEAWGKPPSESRLMHSAGIRAMGALMDTIMLRADASPDKAAAVRAMLARMAPRCCWTGGTWEGLGLDWNEIQSTSQHITKLSDHLMHIERDLARAAA, encoded by the coding sequence ATGAACGGGCGCGAATATCTCAAGGTGCGTGCGGTGCGCGCTGAGCAGGGCTCGGGCACGAGCATATTCGCCTTTTTCCTCTACGGTGCCGACATCAATCGCGTTGCAGACATTAGCCGCATTCGTCGTGATGAGCAGGAATTGAAAGGTTTCCAGCGGCGCGAGATCCGCGACCACGTCAAGGAAATTGCCGCCTTTCTTGACAGCGGCCCGGTGCTGTTCCCCAATGCGATCATCCTCGCCCTCTCGCCGGAAGTCGAATTTGCGTCGGCACGCGGGCGTTCGCCCGGCAATCTGTGCGAAGTGGGCGACGCCGGAACGCTTTCGATCCCGATCTACCCGGAGGGACGCCGGGCGGCATGGATCGTCGACGGCCAGCAGCGCTCGCTCGCGCTCAGCGCCGCCAAGGACCGGACGATCGCCGTGCCAGTGGTCGGCTTCGTATCGGATGCGCTCGAGACGCAGCGCGAGCAGTTCATCCTGGTCAACAAGGCGCGGCCGCTGCCCACACGGCTGATCAACGAGCTTCTGCCCGAAGTCAGCGTGCTCCTGCCGCGTGATCTTGCCGCCCGGCAGTTGCCGAGCGCGCTGTGCGAAGCGCTCAACACCGATCCGAACTCGCCCTTCTGTGGGCTGATCAAGCGGGAGTCGGACGCCAAGGATCGGGCCGGGATCGTCACCGACAATGCCCTCATCGAGACGATGAAGGCGAGCCTCAAGACTCCGGCGGGCGCGCTCGGCCAGTTCAAGCACAATGGCGACGGCAACGACACGGCGGCGATGTACGACGCGCTCGTGCTCTACTGGTCCGCGGTGCGCGACACCTTCCCGGAGGCATGGGGCAAGCCGCCGTCGGAAAGCCGGCTCATGCACTCGGCGGGCATCCGCGCGATGGGGGCCTTGATGGACACGATCATGCTGCGCGCCGACGCGTCGCCGGACAAGGCGGCGGCGGTGCGCGCGATGCTCGCGCGGATGGCGCCGCGCTGCTGCTGGACCGGCGGCACGTGGGAGGGCTTGGGGCTCGATTGGAACGAGATCCAGTCGACCTCGCAGCATATCACCAAACTCAGCGATCATCTGATGCATATCGAGCGCGATCTCGCGCGGGCGGCAGCATGA
- the dpdA gene encoding tRNA-guanine transglycosylase DpdA, whose amino-acid sequence MKFIFADSLDYVDPAFDFIADRSPAERQPYWDDAYPHEILGYAPYDGVLVSRGIVGDHRVKGKYTASQARRFRLVGARKFLRLDKPEFAHLEIFGDCGAFTYVQDERPPYTPAEMAEFYDECGFTHGASVDHIIFDFDAGLVGMAGGSAEARQRFDITLENAEGFLREARAMDADFTPLGVVQGWSPDSMADAARRLVAMGYDYLALGGMVPLKSPEIKLCLEAIRHAVPASTRLHILGFAKADDIDSFHGYDISSFDTTSPLIRAFKDAKQNYYLPGDGLALRYFTSIRVPQAIENPKLQRAVKKGMFRAEDLVRLEALALGALRAFDRDEAELEETLHHVLVYSAPLFEEKPHEDCKDSPTLARLAQRYRATLTERPWKQCSCKICRDAAIDVIIFRGSNRNKRRGIHNLAVYQDHIERLDLKRAVEPSDDLPRRLCAAEQ is encoded by the coding sequence ATGAAATTTATCTTCGCCGACAGCCTCGATTATGTGGACCCCGCGTTCGACTTCATCGCCGATCGCAGTCCGGCGGAGCGCCAGCCCTATTGGGACGATGCCTATCCGCACGAGATATTGGGCTATGCCCCTTATGACGGGGTGCTGGTCTCGCGCGGCATTGTCGGCGACCACCGGGTGAAAGGCAAGTATACCGCGAGCCAGGCGCGCCGGTTCCGGCTGGTCGGCGCACGCAAGTTCCTGCGCCTCGACAAGCCGGAATTCGCCCATCTCGAGATATTCGGCGACTGCGGCGCTTTCACCTATGTCCAGGACGAGCGGCCGCCCTACACGCCTGCGGAAATGGCCGAATTCTACGACGAATGCGGTTTCACCCACGGCGCCTCGGTCGACCATATCATCTTCGACTTCGATGCTGGCCTTGTGGGCATGGCCGGCGGGTCGGCCGAGGCCCGGCAGCGCTTCGATATCACGCTGGAGAATGCCGAGGGTTTCCTGCGCGAAGCCAGAGCGATGGACGCGGATTTCACCCCCCTCGGCGTGGTCCAGGGCTGGTCGCCGGACAGCATGGCGGACGCGGCGCGCCGGCTCGTCGCCATGGGCTATGACTATCTCGCGCTCGGCGGCATGGTTCCGCTCAAATCGCCCGAGATCAAGCTCTGCCTGGAAGCGATCCGTCACGCGGTGCCCGCCTCGACTCGCCTCCACATCCTGGGTTTCGCCAAGGCCGACGATATCGACAGCTTCCACGGCTACGACATCTCGAGCTTCGACACGACCTCGCCGCTCATCCGTGCGTTCAAGGACGCGAAGCAGAACTATTACCTGCCCGGTGATGGGCTGGCGCTGCGCTATTTCACCTCGATCCGGGTGCCGCAGGCGATCGAGAATCCCAAGCTGCAACGGGCCGTCAAGAAGGGCATGTTCCGCGCCGAGGATCTGGTCAGGCTCGAAGCGCTGGCGCTCGGCGCGCTGCGCGCCTTCGATCGGGACGAGGCCGAGCTCGAGGAGACCTTGCACCACGTTCTCGTCTACAGTGCGCCGCTGTTCGAGGAGAAGCCGCACGAGGACTGCAAGGACAGTCCGACACTGGCGCGGCTCGCGCAGCGCTACCGCGCGACCCTGACGGAGCGGCCCTGGAAGCAATGTTCCTGCAAGATCTGCCGGGACGCCGCGATCGATGTCATCATCTTTCGCGGCAGCAATCGCAACAAACGCCGCGGGATCCACAACCTCGCGGTCTACCAAGACCATATCGAACGACTGGATTTGAAGCGTGCCGTTGAACCAAGTGATGACCTACCTCGCCGTCTGTGCGCAGCAGAGCAGTGA
- the dbpB gene encoding DGQHR domain-containing protein DpdB gives MTYLAVCAQQSSEHKVLSFAAKAADVLRFATIDRIGRDAQGELNGFQRPQVAAHIREIRDYLEKPDAVLPNPIVVAFTERVSVEELETGVVRLSIDMSAGAPGLVVDGQQRLSALADLDRDFQVFVSALICRDEAELRRQFVLINNTKPLPKSLIYELLPTVGDLPPRLSRRSTASDLTARLNFENTALRGYIKQHTCPEGIIADTVMQKIIMESLSNGVMRELIRGPKGVERCVRLVSNFFEAVKKTWPEAWHGQKPNSSRLLHGAGIQAMGDVMEVLAERAGARSVEDFRDGLASLKDKTAWTSGEWHLEGEVRRWNSLQNVNRDVALLKHYLVGLVKADLRRKAKLAPAPLLESTPAPS, from the coding sequence ATGACCTACCTCGCCGTCTGTGCGCAGCAGAGCAGTGAGCACAAAGTGCTCAGCTTCGCGGCGAAAGCCGCGGATGTGCTGCGCTTTGCGACCATCGATCGCATCGGGCGGGACGCGCAGGGCGAGCTCAACGGATTTCAGCGCCCGCAGGTCGCGGCCCATATCCGCGAGATTCGCGACTATCTCGAAAAGCCCGACGCCGTTCTTCCCAATCCGATCGTGGTCGCCTTCACGGAAAGGGTTTCGGTGGAGGAGCTGGAAACCGGCGTCGTGCGGCTGTCGATCGACATGAGCGCGGGGGCTCCGGGGCTGGTGGTCGACGGCCAGCAGCGGCTCTCGGCCTTGGCCGATCTGGACCGCGACTTCCAAGTGTTCGTCTCGGCGTTGATCTGCCGAGATGAAGCCGAGCTGCGCCGCCAGTTCGTGCTCATCAACAACACCAAGCCGCTGCCCAAATCGCTGATCTATGAGTTGCTGCCGACGGTCGGGGATCTCCCGCCGCGGCTCAGCCGCCGCTCGACGGCATCCGACCTGACGGCGCGCCTCAACTTCGAGAACACCGCGCTCAGGGGTTATATCAAGCAGCACACATGCCCCGAGGGCATCATCGCCGATACCGTGATGCAGAAGATCATCATGGAATCGCTCAGCAACGGCGTGATGCGCGAACTCATTCGCGGTCCGAAAGGCGTGGAACGCTGCGTTCGCCTCGTGTCGAACTTCTTCGAGGCCGTGAAGAAGACCTGGCCCGAGGCCTGGCACGGCCAGAAGCCGAACTCGTCGCGGTTGCTGCATGGCGCGGGCATTCAGGCAATGGGCGATGTGATGGAAGTGCTTGCCGAGCGCGCCGGCGCACGCAGTGTGGAGGACTTCCGCGATGGCCTTGCATCCCTCAAGGACAAGACCGCCTGGACCAGCGGAGAGTGGCACCTCGAGGGCGAAGTGCGGCGGTGGAACAGCTTGCAGAACGTCAATCGCGACGTCGCGCTCTTGAAGCATTATCTAGTCGGGCTCGTGAAGGCGGACCTTCGGCGCAAGGCCAAGCTCGCCCCGGCTCCGCTGCTCGAATCGACGCCGGCCCCGTCATGA
- the queE gene encoding 7-carboxy-7-deazaguanine synthase: MSYAVKEIFKTLQGEGAQMGGAAVFCRFAGCNLWSGREIDRGQAVCSFCDTDFVGIDGSGGGRFADAGALADAVEAEWGDSRPGRYVVLTGGEPLLQVDQSLVDALHARGFEVGIETNGTQAAPAGLDWVCVSPKADAELVLRAGDELKLVYPQDKAAPERFEHLAFDHFFLQPMDSPQATTNLEAAIAYCTNNPRWRLSLQSHKMIGIR; the protein is encoded by the coding sequence ATGAGCTACGCCGTCAAGGAGATCTTCAAGACGCTTCAGGGCGAAGGTGCGCAGATGGGCGGCGCAGCGGTGTTCTGCCGCTTTGCCGGCTGCAATCTGTGGTCGGGCCGCGAGATCGACCGGGGCCAGGCGGTATGCAGCTTCTGCGATACCGACTTCGTCGGCATCGACGGCAGCGGCGGCGGCCGTTTCGCCGATGCAGGCGCCCTAGCTGACGCGGTCGAGGCCGAATGGGGCGACAGCCGTCCGGGCCGCTATGTCGTTCTCACCGGCGGCGAGCCCTTGCTGCAGGTCGATCAATCGCTGGTCGATGCGCTCCATGCGCGCGGCTTCGAGGTCGGGATCGAGACCAACGGAACGCAGGCCGCCCCGGCGGGTCTGGATTGGGTCTGTGTCAGTCCCAAGGCCGATGCCGAACTGGTGCTGCGAGCGGGCGACGAGTTGAAGCTGGTCTATCCGCAGGACAAGGCGGCGCCCGAGCGCTTCGAGCATCTCGCGTTCGACCATTTCTTCCTTCAGCCGATGGACTCGCCGCAAGCTACAACCAACCTGGAGGCGGCGATCGCCTATTGCACCAACAACCCGCGCTGGCGCCTGTCGCTCCAGTCGCACAAGATGATCGGGATCCGCTGA
- a CDS encoding 6-pyruvoyl trahydropterin synthase family protein, whose amino-acid sequence MFELSKQFRFDAAHTLERSIDTESSRRIHGHSYRAEVAVRGRPDPVTGMIVDLGLLERSMEDARDALDHRFLDEINDLGPATMENLSRWIWDRLHPVVHNLHRVSVHRDSSGETCSYWGEEASA is encoded by the coding sequence ATGTTCGAACTCAGCAAGCAATTTCGATTCGACGCGGCTCACACGCTCGAACGGTCGATCGACACGGAGTCGAGTCGACGCATTCACGGACATAGCTATCGCGCCGAGGTCGCGGTGCGCGGCCGCCCCGATCCGGTCACCGGCATGATCGTCGATCTCGGTCTGCTCGAACGGTCGATGGAGGATGCGCGCGATGCGCTCGATCATCGCTTCCTCGACGAGATCAACGATCTTGGTCCCGCCACCATGGAGAATCTCAGCCGGTGGATCTGGGATCGGCTGCACCCGGTCGTGCACAATCTCCATAGGGTCAGCGTCCATCGCGACAGCAGCGGCGAAACCTGCTCCTATTGGGGCGAGGAGGCGTCGGCGTGA
- the queC gene encoding 7-cyano-7-deazaguanine synthase QueC, with translation MTPDTGALVLFSGGQDSATCLAWALDRFETVETVGFDYGQRHRVELECRGDFRARVAELDPEWSDRLGPDHMLDLSVLGQVSETALTREAEIALRDDGLPNTFVPGRNLLFFTLAAALASRRQLRHLVGGMCETDYSGYPDCRDDTLKSLQVTLNLGMGSRAVVHTPLMWLDKAQTWALADRLGGQPLVELIRTGTHTCYRGEHEILHDWGYGCGGCPACELRSKGWEAFDSAADR, from the coding sequence GTGACCCCGGACACGGGCGCGCTGGTGCTCTTCTCCGGGGGGCAGGACAGCGCCACCTGCCTGGCCTGGGCGCTCGACCGGTTCGAAACAGTCGAAACCGTCGGATTCGATTATGGCCAGCGCCACCGCGTCGAACTCGAGTGCCGCGGCGATTTCCGGGCCCGTGTCGCTGAACTCGATCCGGAATGGAGCGATCGGCTCGGTCCCGATCATATGCTCGATCTCTCGGTGCTGGGTCAGGTGAGCGAGACGGCGCTTACTCGAGAAGCGGAAATTGCACTGCGCGACGATGGGCTTCCCAACACCTTCGTGCCGGGGCGTAACCTGCTGTTCTTCACGCTCGCGGCCGCACTCGCGTCACGCCGCCAGCTTCGACATCTCGTCGGGGGCATGTGCGAGACCGATTACTCCGGATATCCGGACTGCCGCGATGACACGCTGAAGTCGCTCCAGGTCACCCTCAACCTCGGCATGGGCAGCCGCGCCGTCGTGCACACGCCGCTGATGTGGCTCGACAAGGCCCAGACATGGGCGCTGGCCGACCGGTTGGGCGGACAGCCGCTCGTCGAACTGATCCGGACGGGTACGCACACCTGCTATCGCGGCGAGCACGAAATTCTGCACGACTGGGGCTATGGCTGCGGTGGCTGCCCCGCCTGCGAGCTGCGATCAAAGGGTTGGGAAGCCTTCGATTCAGCTGCAGACAGGTGA
- the dpdE gene encoding protein DpdE produces MFVRSTGGQYASLGIGKQIDRSGSFCAVEYFDSPTSEPVVHEIEHDLIERVTLAEQTRVYHFDEAAGAWEIGRLLDDHGDSQLIQFPNGKAKHLKLEAVFVRWARPIEDPTPFLANRINESPRFSDGRSAFIRSQTRQRAASMGMSALLASAVELEAHQIEVVRRILQDPVQRYLLADEVGLGKTIEAGVLIRQCILDAQQRCSILVIVPAALVGQWRSELAGKFFLERCLDRNLHVVALDDDDRIRALLPKATMLVIDEAHHLTERKAGGVGGIYADVAAAAPAIDRVLLLSATPALRNERGFLEMLHLLDPATYPLGGEDAFRRKVESRQALAEIVAGLTPENAMYLDYTIDQLAALFPDDELLQEHASDLRGVIDTVPEPDDPALIEAIGRLHAHLSEVYRLHRRILRHRRRSIGGLTPDRAGAEIVRYRSRDRAALTVAIDDWRFDEAIKLDAAGSEKLWGDRVRAFWQVLDRASQYPSSGPGMIGFLARQPAMIGDPERFAEINRCLGRAGLFEDRAEALLGALASLVRSHAQCVIFCSDAKTADALAKRIRDEFGITVDRHDPQDDAWTAFAGAADHPVLVCDRRAEEGLNLQGGKKVVVHYDVPLNPNRIEQRLGRADRYGSGEAVRSLVLACEDDPLEMAWVGYLDTALRVFDRSVASLQYLIEQTVRDIARALFTDGAEALADLTESSTGEHGLIEREIKSIDQQDALDALGTPPTDLVDELSELDEDWQSIASDTAIWLEQTLQFGRADEAGPVAAAGMAAPFRYVYSTSNRHTLIPLPAFMAQCAEALDLRPGPRLGRAIRTIPYTFRRRTALNRAARVNGVGLLRYGDALISGMTALTQADDRGRSFAMWRFAPDHVGDPLAEFFFRFDFVLEVDTAAADEVLAAHERDTSAARAAVGRRGDMALAPFYRSIWLDRELAPVKDEALLARLSRPYGVEPDRSGAVDLNLNVRRWQRLLQMQLPELAYWGELCGKARVTAEEVLRGDPELVASLGQAEQRAARVDQGRLGQLRARARAGATEAESAELAFEEQLAAAVRAGINAPRVRLDTIGAIFISASRSATDRISGGI; encoded by the coding sequence GTGTTCGTTCGGTCGACCGGGGGGCAGTATGCATCGCTGGGAATTGGCAAGCAGATCGATCGAAGCGGGTCTTTCTGCGCGGTCGAGTATTTCGATTCGCCGACTTCCGAGCCGGTCGTCCATGAGATCGAACACGATCTGATCGAGCGGGTAACGCTCGCCGAGCAGACCCGCGTCTATCATTTCGACGAGGCAGCCGGCGCGTGGGAGATCGGTCGGCTGCTCGACGATCATGGCGACAGCCAGCTCATCCAGTTTCCGAATGGCAAGGCGAAGCACCTGAAGCTCGAGGCCGTGTTCGTGCGCTGGGCTCGCCCCATCGAGGATCCGACACCGTTTCTCGCCAACCGGATCAATGAGAGCCCGCGCTTCTCCGATGGACGAAGCGCCTTCATCCGCTCGCAGACGCGCCAGCGGGCAGCATCGATGGGCATGTCGGCGCTCCTGGCGTCGGCAGTCGAACTCGAGGCGCACCAGATCGAGGTGGTGCGACGCATCCTTCAGGATCCGGTTCAGCGGTATCTGCTCGCGGACGAGGTCGGCCTCGGCAAGACGATCGAGGCCGGCGTGCTGATCCGTCAGTGTATCCTCGACGCGCAGCAGAGATGCAGCATCCTCGTGATCGTGCCTGCGGCGTTGGTCGGTCAGTGGCGGAGCGAGCTTGCGGGCAAGTTCTTCCTCGAGCGCTGCCTCGATCGCAACCTCCATGTGGTCGCCCTCGACGACGACGACCGCATTCGCGCGCTCCTGCCAAAGGCGACGATGCTAGTCATCGACGAAGCGCACCATCTGACCGAGCGAAAGGCGGGCGGCGTCGGCGGGATTTACGCAGACGTCGCGGCTGCGGCCCCGGCGATCGACCGGGTCTTGCTCCTGTCGGCGACGCCAGCCCTGCGCAATGAACGCGGCTTCCTCGAAATGCTGCACTTGCTCGACCCTGCCACTTATCCGCTCGGCGGCGAGGATGCGTTTCGTCGCAAGGTCGAGAGCCGCCAGGCGCTGGCGGAGATCGTCGCGGGCCTGACGCCCGAAAATGCGATGTACCTGGACTATACGATCGACCAGTTGGCGGCTCTCTTCCCCGATGATGAACTGCTGCAGGAGCATGCGAGCGACCTGCGCGGCGTCATCGACACGGTGCCGGAGCCCGACGATCCTGCCCTCATCGAGGCGATCGGACGGCTTCACGCCCATTTGAGCGAAGTCTACCGGCTGCATCGCCGCATTCTGCGTCATCGACGGCGGAGTATCGGAGGGCTGACGCCCGACCGAGCCGGCGCCGAGATCGTCCGATATCGCAGCAGAGATCGTGCCGCGCTGACCGTGGCCATCGATGACTGGCGGTTCGACGAGGCCATCAAGCTCGACGCGGCAGGCTCGGAGAAACTTTGGGGCGATCGTGTGCGCGCCTTCTGGCAGGTGCTCGACCGGGCCTCGCAATATCCGAGTTCCGGCCCGGGGATGATCGGATTCCTGGCTCGCCAGCCGGCGATGATCGGCGATCCCGAACGCTTTGCGGAGATCAATCGGTGCCTGGGACGTGCCGGGCTGTTCGAAGACCGCGCGGAGGCGCTGCTCGGCGCGCTGGCGTCCCTCGTGCGCAGCCACGCACAGTGCGTGATCTTTTGCTCCGACGCCAAGACCGCGGATGCGCTCGCGAAGCGTATCCGGGATGAGTTCGGGATTACGGTCGATCGGCACGATCCACAGGACGATGCGTGGACAGCGTTCGCCGGAGCCGCCGATCACCCGGTGCTCGTCTGCGATCGCCGCGCCGAGGAAGGCCTCAACCTCCAGGGCGGGAAGAAGGTGGTCGTCCACTATGACGTGCCGCTCAATCCGAACCGGATTGAGCAGCGGCTCGGACGGGCGGACCGCTACGGATCGGGCGAGGCGGTGCGCTCGCTGGTGCTGGCCTGCGAGGACGACCCCCTGGAAATGGCTTGGGTCGGCTATCTCGATACCGCCCTCAGAGTATTCGACCGGTCGGTTGCGAGTCTTCAATATCTGATCGAGCAGACGGTGCGCGACATAGCGCGTGCGCTCTTCACCGACGGGGCCGAGGCCCTCGCCGATCTCACCGAGAGCAGCACCGGCGAGCACGGCCTCATCGAGCGCGAGATCAAATCGATCGACCAACAGGACGCGCTCGACGCGCTCGGCACGCCTCCGACCGACCTGGTCGATGAGCTTTCCGAACTCGATGAGGATTGGCAGTCGATCGCCAGCGATACGGCGATCTGGCTCGAGCAGACACTGCAGTTCGGCCGCGCGGACGAGGCGGGCCCGGTTGCGGCGGCGGGCATGGCGGCACCGTTCCGCTACGTCTATTCGACCTCGAACCGGCATACGCTCATTCCGTTACCTGCCTTTATGGCGCAGTGTGCGGAGGCGCTCGATCTGCGGCCCGGGCCGAGGCTCGGGCGAGCGATCCGGACCATCCCCTACACATTCCGCAGGCGCACCGCGCTCAATCGTGCGGCCCGCGTCAACGGCGTTGGTCTGCTCCGCTACGGCGACGCTTTGATCAGCGGCATGACTGCGCTCACGCAAGCCGATGATCGGGGGCGGTCTTTCGCGATGTGGCGCTTCGCGCCGGACCATGTCGGCGACCCGCTCGCAGAATTCTTCTTTCGCTTCGACTTCGTCCTGGAGGTCGATACCGCGGCGGCGGACGAGGTGCTGGCGGCCCATGAGCGCGATACGAGCGCGGCCCGGGCGGCAGTCGGTCGGCGCGGCGACATGGCCCTTGCGCCCTTCTATCGCTCGATCTGGCTCGATCGCGAGCTGGCGCCGGTGAAGGATGAGGCGCTGCTCGCGCGCTTGAGTCGCCCCTATGGTGTCGAGCCGGACCGTAGCGGCGCCGTCGATCTCAATTTGAACGTCCGGCGTTGGCAGCGCCTGCTGCAAATGCAGCTGCCGGAGCTCGCCTATTGGGGAGAGCTTTGCGGAAAGGCGCGTGTGACGGCAGAGGAGGTGCTTCGTGGCGACCCCGAGCTGGTCGCGAGCCTTGGCCAGGCAGAGCAGCGCGCGGCCCGCGTCGATCAGGGGCGGCTCGGGCAATTGCGAGCCCGGGCCCGAGCCGGTGCGACCGAAGCGGAAAGTGCCGAGCTTGCATTCGAGGAGCAGCTCGCCGCCGCGGTGCGAGCCGGGATCAACGCCCCGCGTGTGCGGCTCGATACGATCGGCGCGATCTTCATATCGGCGAGCCGATCGGCGACCGACCGAATTTCGGGCGGCATCTAA